The Trypanosoma brucei brucei TREU927 chromosome 9, whole genome shotgun sequence genome includes a window with the following:
- a CDS encoding cAMP-specific phosphodiesterase, putative, producing the protein MEGKNERDQYQDLALHLSFSSGTELSDSYVMSYRGSDGCFGDAVFNGAAPARNVLFGNIPCKQRVEKFSIQDSSLANRCNMQVNLKRDTPVLQDPSDTFARMNQVMHQTLKYVKEVESIDFSSSNIIDFNGEIMEDPRRVFLSVCTSVFANFSFCSQLDVEKLLSFLSDIFENYSEDNAYHNAVHAADSVQMLYLILREKPAILLFTNEEILVCFLATLCLSFIHPGVTDAFLARIDHPLTLVYGDVTTQRSASLTAFLYFLNREENRFIDLSSSAGTRPISQYLRELLVETVLATAPRSRRTLLSDLQDVAASNVVSVDDLRFLLSAIVTLSDSALALRPRAQFISWSRLLCAEWLSEATQEERRRMDPLVPNLQKRVGEGGLTMVSDYCRVWLRPVAAATRALVPQDLYDNLERNSDVPTFGEVAAFSVPDVSADKPWSDGSLSVFEILRKVTMHAKSLDRKASKRAILNATCGRLVSAPASQLSSPFHAPSEPSISCSPVEKLVSHPSRCEHYFSFLRLYDTYDREGRPATEFAEQLVFLAMQLNPDYVGRYAREGIDASSKEDCSKIASLIIQSEEAPSTAEVIASPLRGAEQTDGFILRLMEMYTERDRNRNNCSVQNSHTNLQSTSRCLLPCSNPVYGGMDRGRK; encoded by the coding sequence atggaaggaaaaaatgagagAGACCAATACCAGGATTTGGCACTCCACTTGAGTTTCTCATCTGGTACAGAGTTGAGCGATTCATATGTAATGTCCTATAGGGGCAGCGATGGGTGTTTTGGCGATGCTGTGTTCAATGGTGCCGCACCCGCTCGGAACGTCCTCTTTGGGAACATTCCATGCAAACAAAGAGTGGAAAAGTTTAGTATTCAGGATAGCAGCTTAGCGAATCGGTGTAACATGCAGGTAAACTTAAAGCGTGACACACCCGTTCTTCAAGACCCTTCGGACACATTTGCAAGGATGAATCAAGTGATGCACCAAACTTTGAAGTATGTAAAGGAGGTGGAAAGTATTGATTTTAGTAGCAGTAACATAATAGATTTCAACGGTGAAATCATGGAGGACCCAAGGAGAGTGTTTCTTTCGGTATGCACCAGTGTGTTTGCTAACTTCTCGTTCTGCTCTCAGTTAGATGTAGAAAAACTTCTGAGTTTTCTATCAGATATTTTCGAGAACTATTCTGAAGACAATGCTTATCACAACGCGGTCCACGCGGCTGACTCGGTTCAAATGTTGTACCTCATATTGAGGGAGAAACCTGCAATCCTGTTATTTACCAACGAGGAGAttcttgtttgctttttggCTACGCTTTGTTTGTCATTCATACACCCAGGTGTAACAGACGCGTTTCTGGCACGCATTGACCACCCGCTAACCCTTGTTTACGGTGACGTTACAACCCAGAGGTCAGCAAGCCTTACGGCCTTCCTCTACTTCCTTAATAGAGAGGAGAACCGTTTCATAGATCTGTCCTCCAGCGCTGGCACTCGTCCCATTTCCCAATATTTGAGGGAGTTGTTGGTTGAAACGGTTCTGGCAACTGCTCCTCGATCCCGTAGGACGCTGCTGAGTGATCTTCAGGATGTGGCGGCGTCTAATGTGGTATCGGTGGATGACCTTAGGTTCCTGCTCTCAGCGATTGTGACTCTATCGGATAGTGCGCTAGCATTGCGCCCGCGGGCACAATTTATCAGCTGGTCGCGGCTACTTTGTGCTGAGTGGCTGAGCGAGGCAACTcaagaagagaggagaaggaTGGACCCACTCGTGCCGAACCTCCAAAAGCGAGTCGGTGAAGGTGGACTCACGATGGTATCGGATTACTGCCGGGTGTGGCTACGACCTGTGGCTGCTGCGACCCGTGCACTGGTTCCGCAGGACCTTTACGACAATTTGGAGCGAAACAGTGATGTCCCCACTTTTGGTGAAGTTGCAGCCTTCTCTGTGCCGGATGTTTCGGCTGATAAGCCATGGAGTGATGGAAGTTTATCTGTTTTTGAGATTCTTCGCAAGGTGACTATGCATGCAAAGTCTTTGGACCGAAAGGCCTCAAAGCGTGCCATTCTCAACGCAACATGTGGGCGTCTGGTATCGGCCCCCGCGTCGCAATTGTCATCACCGTTCCATGCACCTTCTGAACCGTCGATTTCGTGCTCTCCGGTGGAGAAATTGGTTTCTCATCCAAGCCGGTGCGAGCATTACTTCTCGTTTTTGCGGCTTTACGACACTTACGACAGAGAGGGCCGTCCCGCAACCGAGTTTGCAGAGCAGCTAGTTTTTTTAGCGATGCAGCTGAATCCTGATTATGTTGGGCGTTACGCTCGCGAGGGCATAGATGCGTCTTCTAAGGAGGACTGCAGCAAGATTGCGTCCCTTATTATCCAAAGTGAAGAGGCACCATCCACCGCGGAGGTGATAGCATCCCCATTGCGCGGGGCTGAGCAGACCGATGGCTTCATTTTGCGTTTGATGGAGATGTACACCGAACGcgacagaaacagaaataatTGCTCCGTCCAGAATAGCCACACAAACCTTCAGTCGACTTCGAGGTGCCTCTTGCCTTGCTCCAACCCCGTATACGGGGGTATGGACCGTGGAAGAAAGTAG
- a CDS encoding uncharacterized protein (similar over entire length to Splicing factor, arginine/serine-rich 3 (Pre-mRNA splicing factorSRP20) (X16 protein). (Swiss-Prot:P23152) (Homo sapiens;Mus musculus;)) — MSRVYVGNIEKRATKKELLEFLKPMEEHIEDSWLARRPPGFAFITIAPSRACEFVETFNGKEFRGKALLVELSTMSSQRKDGENRRRRSSDSRRDSSRRRRRSGSRSRHSDRRRDRSRSRSHRRDHSRDRKRRCRSRSRSSSQGPCSP, encoded by the coding sequence ATGTCTCGAGTGTACGTTGGTAACATTGAAAAAcgtgcaacaaaaaaggaactaCTTGAGTTCCTGAAACCAATGGAGGAACATATCGAGGACTCGTGGTTAGCTCGGCGACCTCCGGGGTTCGCCTTCATCACAATTGCTCCGTCTCGTGCGTGTGAATTCGTGGAGACTTTCAACGGAAAGGAGTTTCGTGGAAAGGCTCTTTTGGTTGAGCTGTCCACAATGTCGTCACAGCGGAAGGACGGAGAGAACCGCCGCCGCCGAAGCAGTGATAGCAGACGTGATAGCAGTCGACGCAGGAGGAGGTCTGGAAGCCGCTCAAGGCACAGTGATAGACGGCGCGACCGGAGTCGCAGCCGCAGTCACCGGCGGGACCATTCAAGAGACAGAAAGCGCCGTTGCCGCTCACGCAGCCGTAGTAGCTCTCAGGGGCCTTGTTCCCCGTGA
- a CDS encoding DNA topoisomerase type IB small subunit — protein MSSANSEVRNGGSSSVAAAQPRAASPAKIPVKVPYSLAKVPMPRLVPAKMPAPKRAAESEAQHRGNREDSDDALLESSAPSKKPKKEESKKAPLVETESSSSSEYSSSDSDDTDASDSESEGSKTSTVSDSSDISDDEESVSEDNLTFFELAERSGLMNDIKNKVNSGEGEQEEEEEVHIDGKPPRPKFLRSFPRDIEAEIGKHEKRLKDVENMLKMKQDNKTVSLGTSKVNYIDPRIVCSWANENNVPISRLFSATLQKKFPWALKARDFTF, from the coding sequence ATGTCTTCGGCTAACTCGGAGGTACGTAACGGTGGTTCATCTTCAGTTGCCGCCGCGCAACCCCGTGCGGCATCGCCCGCGAAGATCCCCGTGAAGGTACCCTACTCACTTGCCAAAGTTCCAATGCCGCGGCTTGTACCGGCGAAGATGCCGGCACCAAAGCGAGCAGCTGAGAGCGAGGCTCAACATCGCGGCAACAGGGAAGACAGTGACGACGCTCTGCTTGAGTCCTCCGCACCCTCTAAAAAaccaaagaaggaggagtcAAAAAAGGCTCCTCTAGTGGAAACGGAGTCTAGCAGTAGCAGCGAGTACAGTTCTTCTGACAGCGATGATACCGATGCTAGTGACAGCGAAAGCGAGGGCTCGAAAACGTCTACAGTTTCCGATTCAAGTGACATTTCGGACGACGAAGAAAGCGTTTCTGAGGACAATCTGACATTTTTTGAATTAGCCGAGAGAAGCGGCCTCATGAATGATATCAAGAATAAGGTAAACTCTGGGGAAGGggaacaggaggaggaggaggaggtgcaCATCGACGGGAAGCCACCACGGCCCAAGTTTCTTCGTAGCTTTCCTCGCGATATTGAGGCGGAAATCGGGAAACACGAGAAACGCCTCAAGGATGTTGAGAATATgttaaaaatgaaacaggATAATAAAACTGTTTCGTTGGGCACAAGTAAGGTAAATTATATAGACCCACGGATTGTGTGCTCCTGGGCCAACGAGAACAACGTCCCCATTTCGAGGCTGTTTTCTGCGACACTTCAAAAAAAGTTCCCTTGGGCACTGAAGGCAAGGGACTTTACGTTTTGA
- a CDS encoding exosome complex exonuclease RRP40 (identical to GB:CAC39257.1: Rrp40p homologue {Trypanosoma brucei}), with protein MSETNPVVRGAVGVHELAPLCSHVCLPGESVLLLEPTAVVTLGSGLHPLQQDGSDDRKESFEASGEEGSTVVVSEFCGPVLRTAGPNHTQLYKLNGPAARRYMYAARDPVVAIVMKKNASYYSCYTGAASLAVLDALGFDGATKTNKPRLQEGDVVYAFVKGNADASSLDTKFDDGRVVVSSSDEVELSCMAAEVGLVARDWTSAEAVFGPLVGGTVVRVALPYARSLIDGPASRLLALLGDRVPYDVCVGVNGLVWVRGHPSAADPTAAARRTVAVAACVVEAQDAATLEEMEAHVRGYFPKE; from the coding sequence ATGAGTGAAACAAACCCAGTAGTGAGAGGTGCCGTTGGTGTACATGAACTTGCACCACTCTGTTCTCACGTTTGTTTGCCAGGGGAATCGGTGCTACTGCTGGAACCCACGGCTGTCGTGACCCTTGGTAGTGGTCTTCATCCACTCCAACAAGATGGCAGTGATGACCGTAAGGAGAGTTTTGAAGCCTCAGGTGAAGAAGGAAGCACTGTTGTGGTTTCCGAGTTTTGTGGACCTGTGTTGCGCACCGCGGGGCCAAATCACACACAGCTATACAAACTCAATGGACCGGCGGCACGTCGCTACATGTACGCAGCCAGGGACCCCGTAGTGGCAATTGTAATGAAGAAGAACGCGAGTTATTACTCGTGCTATACTGGTGCTGCATCGTTGGCTGTGCTTGACGCTCTTGGCTTTGATGGTGccacgaaaacaaacaaacctcGATTACAAGAGGGTGACGTTGTTTATGCCTTTGTGAAAGGGAACGCTGATGCCTCATCCCTTGATACAAAGTTTGATGATGGTCGTGTGGTGGTTTCCTCCAGTGACGAGGTGGAACTAAGTTGCATGGCTGCTGAGGTCGGTTTAGTGGCGCGGGACTGGACCTCAGCAGAGGCAGTCTTTGGCCCGCTTGTGGGTGGCACAGTTGTTCGTGTCGCGTTACCTTATGCGCGCAGTCTTATCGACGGCCCTGCTTCGCGGTTGCTTGCACTGTTGGGAGATCGCGTGCCGTACGATGTGTGTGTTGGAGTCAACGGTCTCGTCTGGGTGCGAGGACATCCCAGTGCTGCTGACCCCACGGCAGCCGCCCGCCGTACTGTTGCTGTGGCGGCGTGTGTAGTTGAGGCGCAGGATGCCGCGACACTGGAGGAGATGGAAGCCCACGTACGCGGTTATTTTCCCAAGGAGTAA